In Nilaparvata lugens isolate BPH chromosome 5, ASM1435652v1, whole genome shotgun sequence, the following proteins share a genomic window:
- the LOC111050364 gene encoding protein ecdysoneless has product MASTKTPFEIVKEDDFVEYFLFPVGCDIDNDSSLEEVTKRVNTVVNKYASTYIWQKDQFNVIPRNIAGLPPLVDNEESLPPHLYGTLHYGENIEDEWFLVFLLQQLTKEISGLIVRVVDADGEFLLIEAANFLPKWASPETCDQRVYIYEGALHLIPLENVDEEEEEDNEITVTQAIEKVRTDPATTRASDAIQNAIDNDVAGYPSKIEENLHRSNVYVPVGVAALLKERPSLIAPAVMGFCHRDPIDVRVCRAMRYFPPENRVMTSVTFTKCLYAMLLQQKFVPDRRTGWNLPAQSSPTYLTHSLGMKIACGFEILVSQCKGSNDEQDDLSTDKRWAHYHTSLKEKGYFKDLLEGSQEYNKLEKVAKDYYRSHTTTYQPSIGQIVLRLLDTVEMDVDEMKEAEKNLPTSDDDSWLQVSVEDLDRLMAERYGGKQAARSMEVSSHLSTFLKHVSTHEGAEFPSLNGECSTSSPSTAPLSSVAMDTDADADSATDDDSIRAVAAAVGRGSGGGVTFDADAFQCAVTNILDFVVPDDSWDLDDSDGSGMSGYEDEAEMEIGKRRTDGKSETPITELKQYMDQMDRELSSTTLGQSFEKKVGKAAKKGMEDSFSDIESFEPVDIDMNALKNILESYQAEMGGSGPASTLLGPMGVKLDKK; this is encoded by the exons ATGGCTTCTACAAAGACTCCATTTGAAATTGTGAAAGAAGATGATTTTGTTGAGTATTTTCTGTTTCCTGTCGGCTGTGACATAGACAACGATTCTTCACTGGAAGAAGTTACCAAGCGTGTCAATACAGTTGTCAATAAATATGCATCTACTTACATTTGGCAGAAGGATCAATTCAATGTGATTCCAAGGAATATTGCTGGATTACCTCCACTAGTCGACAACGAAG AGAGTCTACCGCCGCATCTGTATGGCACATTGCATTACGGCGAAAACATAGAGGATGAATGGTTTCTTGTATTTCTGCTGCAGCAGTTGACTAAAGAGATATCAGGACTAATTGTGAG gGTTGTTGACGCTGACGGAGAATTTCTTTTGATCGAAGCAGCAAATTTCCTGCCGAAATGGGCGTCGCCTGAAACATGCGACCAAAGG gtCTACATCTACGAAGGAGCGTTACATTTGATTCCATTGGAGAATgttgatgaagaggaagaggaggataaTGAAATAACGGTAACCCAAGCCATTGAAAAGGTTCGAACAGACCCTGCCACTACCAGAGCCTCTGATGCTATTCAAAACGCT Atagacaatg ATGTAGCAGG GTACCCGTCTAAAATAGAGGAGAACCTGCACCGTTCCAATGTGTATGTACCAGTTGGGGTAGCAGCACTTCTAAAAGAGAGACCCAGTCTTATAGCGCCAGCGGTTATGGGATTTTGTCACAGGGATCCCATTGATGTGAGG GTGTGTCGAGCCATGCGTTACTTCCCACCCGAGAACCGTGTGATGACCAGTGTTACCTTCACAAAGTGTCTGTACGCGATGCTACTGCAGCAGAAGTTCGTGCCCGACAGGAGGACTGGTTGGAATCTACCAGCACAGTCCAGTCCCACCTACCTCACTCATAGTTTGGGCATGAAAATT GCTTGTGGTTTTGAAATCCTTGTATCGCAATGCAAAGGGAGCAATGATGAGCAGGACGATCTGAGCACTGATAAGAGATGGGCCCACTACCATACCTCACTCAAGGAGAAGGGATACTTCAAG GATCTGCTGGAAGGTTCTCAAGAGTATAATAAGCTGGAAAAAGTGGCCAAGGATTACTATAGATCTCACACTACCACTTACCAGCCTTCCATTGGACAAATAGTTCTCAGACTCCTGGACACAGTTGAGATGGACGTCGACGAAATGAAGGAGGCTGAGAAGAATCTGCCCACTTCTGATG ACGACAGCTGGCTGCAAGTGAGTGTTGAAGACCTTGACCGACTGATGGCAGAGAGGTACGGGGGGAAGCAGGCAGCTCGGTCCATGGAGGTGTCCTCCCATCTCAGCACATTCCTCAAGCATGTCTCCACACACGAGGGAGCCGAATTTCCCTCATT GAACGGCGAATGCTCCACCTCCTCCCCATCCACAGCTCCGTTATCGAGCGTTGCCATGGATACGGACGCGGACGCGGATTCCGCGACAGACGATGACAGCATCAGAGCGGTAGCGGCAGCGGTGGGACGCGGAAGCGGCGGCGGTGTGACGTTTGACGCGGACGCGTTTCAGTGCGCGGTCACCAACATCCTGGACTTTGTCGTGCCCGACGACAGCTGGGACTTGGACGACTCGGACGGATCCGGCATGAGTGGCTATGAGGACGAGGCTGAGATGGAGATCGGGAAACGCAGAACTG ACGGCAAATCTGAAACGCCGATCACTGAATTGAAGCAGTACATGGATCAGATGGACAGAGAGTTGTCCTCCACCACCCTGGGACAGAGCTTCGAGAAGAAAGTGGGCAAGGCCGCCAAAAAG gGAATGGAAGACAGTTTCTCGGACATTGAAAGCTTTGAGCCGGTGGACATAGACATGAACGCGCTGAAGAACATCCTTGAGTCATACCAGGCCGAGATGGGCGGTTCTGGCCCCGCCTCCACGCTGCTTGGGCCAATGGGAGTCAAGCTCGACAAAAAGTGA